The Piliocolobus tephrosceles isolate RC106 unplaced genomic scaffold, ASM277652v3 unscaffolded_36519, whole genome shotgun sequence genome contains a region encoding:
- the LOC113222931 gene encoding complement C1s subcomponent-like, with protein DTEPQVTPHHQRRCLCLSDKYSQAYHPLGSKVPRSRKPGPRDRQLTRADESPEMWCIILFSLLAWVYAEPTMYGEILSPNYPQAYPSEVEKSWDIEVPEGYGIHLYFTHLDIELSENCAYDSVQIMSGDIEEGRLCGQRTSNNPHSPIVEEFQVPYNKLQVIFKSDFSNEERFTGFAAYYVATDINECTDFVDAPCSHFCNNFIGGYFCSCPPEYFLHDDMKNCGVNCSGDVFTALIGEIASPNYPKPYPENSRCEYQIRLEEGFQVVVTVRREDFDVEPADSEGNCLDSLVFVAGDQQFGPYCGHGFPGPLNIETKSNALDIIFQTDLTGQNKGWKLRYHGDPIPCPKEETPTSVWEPAKAKYVFRDVVRITCLDGFEVVQGRVGATFFYSTCQSNGKWSNSKLKCQPVDCGIPESIENGKVEDPESTLFGSVTRYTCEEPYYYMENGGNGQYHCASNGSWVNEALSPELPKCVPVCGVPREPFEGKQRIIGGSDADIKNFPWQVFFDNPWAGGALIDEYWVLTAAHVVEGNQEPTMYVGSTSVQTSRLAKSKMLIPERVFIHPGWKLLEVPEARTNFDNDIALVQLKDPVKMGPTVAPICLPGTSSDYNLMDGDLGLISGWGRTEKRDRALRLKAATLPVAPLRKCREVKVEKPKADAGAYVFTPNMICAGGEKGMDSCKGDSGGAFAVQDPNDKTKFYVAGLVSWGPQCGTYGLYTRVQNYVDWIKKTMQENSTPSKD; from the exons GTGACACTGAGCCCCAGGTGACGCCGCACCACCAAAGAAGGTGCCTGTGTTTGTCAGACAAATACAGCCAGGCCTACCACCCCTTAGGCTCCAAAGTCCCGAGGTCCAGAAAGCCAGGACCAAGAGACAGGCAGCTCACCAGGGCGGACGAATCGCCAGAGATGTG GTGCATTATCCTGTTTTCCCTTTTGGCATGGGTTTATGCTGAGCCTACCATGTATGGGGAGATCCTGTCCCCTAACTATCCTCAGGCATACCCCAGTGAGGTAGAGAAATCTTGGGACATAGAAGTTCCTGAAGGGTATGGGATTCACCTGTACTTCACCCATCTGGACATAGAGCTGTCAGAGAACTGTGCATATGACTCAGTGCAG ATAATGTCAGGAGACATTGAAGAAGGGAGGCTCTGTGGACAGAGGACCAGTAACAATCCCCACTCTCCAATTGTGGAAGAGTTCCAAGTCCCATATAACAAACTCCAGGTGATCTTTAAGTCAGACTTTTCCAATGAAGAGCGTTTTACGGGATTTGCTGCATACTATGTTGCCACAG ACATAAATGAATGCACAGATTTTGTAGATGCCCCTTGTAGCCACTTCTGCAACAATTTCATTGGTGGTTACTTCTGCTCCTGCCCCCCGGAGTATTTCCTCCATGATGACATGAAGAATTGTGGAG TTAATTGCAGTGGGGATGTATTCACTGCACTGATTGGGGAGATTGCAAGTCCCAATTATCCCAAACCGTATCCAGAGAACTCAAGGTGTGAATACCAGATCCGGCTGGAGGAAGGGTTCCAAGTGGTGGTGACTGTGCGGAGAGAAGATTTTGATGTGGAACCAGCTGACTCAGAGGGAAACTGCCTTGACAGTTTAGTT TTTGTTGCAGGAGATCAGCAATTTGGTCCTTACTGCGGTCATGGATTCCCTGGGCCACTAAATATTGAAACCAAGAGTAATGCTCTTGATATCATCTTCCAAACTGATCTAACAGGGCAAAACAAGGGCTGGAAACTTCGCTACCATGGAGATC CAATCCCCTGTCCTAAAGAAGAAACTCCCACTTCTGTTTGGGAGCCTGCGAAGGCAAAATATGTGTTTAGAGATGTGGTGCGGATAACCTGTCTGGATGGGTTTGAAGTTGTGCAG GGACGTGTTGGTGCAACATTTTTCTATTCGACTTGTCAAAGCAATGGAAAGTGGAGTAATTCCAAACTGAAATGTCAAC CTGTGGACTGTGGCATTCCTGAATCCATTGAGAATGGTAAAGTTGAAGACCCAGAGAGCACTTTGTTTGGTTCTGTCACCCGCTACACTTGTGAGGAGCCGTATTACTACATGGAAAATGGAGGAAATG GGCAGTATCACTGTGCTAGTAATGGGAGCTGGGTGAATGAGGCGCTGAGCCCAGAGCTGCCGAAATGTGTTCCAG TCTGTGGAGTCCCCAGAGAACCCTTTGAAGGAAAACAGAGGATAATTGGCGGATCCGATGCAGATATTAAAAACTTCCCCTGGCAAGTCTTCTTTGACAACCCGTGGGCTGGTGGAGCGCTCATTGATGAGTACTGGGTGCTGACGGCAGCTCATGTTGTGGAGGGAAACCAGGAGCCAACAATGTATGTTGGGTCCACCTCAGTGCAGACCTCACGGCTGGCAAAGTCCAAGATGCTCATTCCTGAGCGTGTGTTTATTCATCCGGGATGGAAGCTGCTGGAAGTCCCAGAAGCACGAACAAATTTTGATAATGACATTGCACTGGTGCAGCTGAAAGACCCAGTGAAAATGGGACCCACCGTCGCCCCCATCTGCCTACCAGGCACCTCTTCCGACTACAACCTCATGGATGGGGACCTGGGACTGATCTCAGGCTGGGGCCGAACAGAGAAAAGAGATCGCGCTCTTCGCCTCAAAGCGGCAACGTTACCTGTAGCTCCTTTAAGAAAGTGCAGAGAAGTGAAAGTGGAAAAACCCAAAGCAGATGCAGGGGCCTATGTTTTCACTCCTAACATGATCTGTGCTGGAGGAGAGAAGGGCATGGATAGCTGTAAAGGGGACAGTGGTGGGGCCTTTGCTGTACAGGATCCCAATGACAAGACCAAATTCTACGTAGCTGGCCTGGTGTCCTGGGGACCCCAGTGTGGGACCTATGGGCTCTACACACGGGTACAGAACTatgttgactggataaagaagactATGCAGGAAAATAGCACCCCTAGTAAGGATTAA